Below is a genomic region from Streptomyces katrae.
CCTGGCCGCGCCGCCAGACCTCGCGCAGTCCGCGGAAGGCCGGGCCGTAGTCGAAGCCGCGGTCGGCGAGGGAGTCGTAGAGGCCGTCGAAGGGGAGCCGTTCGGCGCCGGCCGGGGGCCAGACGGACAGGGGCCGGCCGGCCGCGTCCCGGCCGCCCCCGTCCGGGCCGGGCGCCGGTGCCGCTTCGTGCGGTGCCAGGGTGCCCAGGGCGTGGCGGGTCCAGCCGCCGTCGGCCGCGCCGTCCCCGGCGGGGCGCGCGTACACGTCCAGGGAGCGGTGTCCCGTCCCGTCGGCCGCGCCGACGACGACCCGCACCTGCACCTCGCCCTCGTCGGGCAGGACCAGGGGGACTTCCAGGGAGAGTTCGGCGACCGCGGGGCAGCCGGCGTGCGCGCCCGCCGACAGGGCCAGGTCCAGGTAGGCGGTCGCCGGGACGACGGCCGAGCCGAACACCGCGTGGTCGGCGAGCCAGCCGTGGGTGCGCAGGGACCACAGGCCGGTGAAGACGGTCTCGCCGGTGCCGGGGTGGTCCACCACGGCGCCCAGCAGGGGGTGGCCGGGGTCCGACAGGCCGGCGGAGGCCACGTCCGCCGGGGCGGCCCCGGCCAGGAAGTCCAGCCAGTAGCGCTGCCGCTGGAAGGCGTACGTGGGGAGGTCCACGTGCGGGCGGGTGCCGGTGAGGGCGGCCCAGTCCACGGCGGCGCCCCGGACGTGCAGGGCGGCCAGCGCCCCGGCCAGGCCCTCCGCCGGGCCGCGGCCGCGCCGCGCGGAGGCCACGACCAGCGCGTCCACTCCCCCGGCGGCGAAGGCGTCCTTGGTGAGGCCCGCCAGGGTCGGGCCGGGGCCCACTTCGAGGAAGACGTCCGCCCCGGCGGCGCGGGCCCGTTCCACGGCCTCGTGGAAGCGCACGGGCGCGCGGACGTGGTCGACCCAGTGGGCGGGCGACCGCAGTTCCCGGAGGGTGGCCTCGCGGCCCAGGAGGGTGGAGACGACCGGGACCGCCGGTCCGCCGTCGGCGTCGGCGTCGGGGAAGGCCGGGAGGGCCGCCGCGAACTCCTCCAGGACCGGGTCCATCAGCGGGGAGTGGAAGGCGTGGTCGACCGGGAGGAGCTTCGCGGAGCGGCCCTCGGCGAGGAGCCGGTCGCGCAGGGCGTGGACCTCCTCGCGCAGTCCGGACACCACCACCGACTCGGGGCCGTTGACGGCGGCGATCCCGACGCGGGCGCGCCCGTCGAGCAGCCGCTCCACCTCGGCCTGCGGGGCGCGGACGGCCAGCATGGCGCCGCGTTCGGTGACGGCCTGCATGGTGCGGCCGCGGGCGGCCACGAGCCGGGTCGCGGTGTCCAGGTCGAGCGCCCCGGCCACGTGGGCGGCGGCGATCTCGCCGACGGAGTGGCCGATCAGGCGGTCCGGGCGCGGGCCGTACCGGGTCAGGGTCCGGTAGAGGGCGACCTGGAGGGCGAAGAGGGCGGGCTGCATGACGTCGGTGCGGTCGGCGCCCTCGGGCTCGTCGGCGAGGAGCAGGGGCCGCAGGGCGAAGGGGAGGTGGGTGTCGAAGCGGGCGCAGACCTCGTCGAGGGTCCGGGCGAACACGGGGAACGCCGCGCACAGTTCGCGGGCCACGCCGGTCCACTGCGCCCCCTGCCCGGGGAACAGGAAGGCGGTGCCGCCGGATTCGGCGGCCGTGCCGCGGACCACGGCGGGGCTCTCCGCGCCCCCGGCGAGGGAGGCGAGGCCGTCGAGCAGCGCGTCACGGCCGTGGCCGAGGACGACGGCGCGGTGCTCGAACCGTGCCCGGCCCGACACCAGGGAGGCGGCGATGCCCGCGAGGTCGGCGTCGGGGTCGGCGGCGGCGAAGGCGCGCAGCCGCTCGGCCTGGGCCCGCAGGGCCTGCTCCGAGCGGGCCGACAGCACCCAGGGCAGCGGACCGGCCGCGCCCAGGACGTCGGACCCGGGGGCGGACTCGGGGGCGGACTCGGGGGCGTTGCCCGGGGCGGTCCCGGGGGCGGCCTCCTCCTCGGGTGCCTGCTCCAGGATCAGGTGGGCGTTGGTGCCGCTGGCGCCGAAGCTGGACACCCCGGCCCGCCGGGGGCGGCCGGGCGCCGTGGTCCACTCCCGGGCCTCGGTGAGCAGTTCGACGGCGCCGGCCGACCAGTCCACGTGGGTCGAGGGGCGGTCCACGTGCAGGGTCCTGGGCATGATCCCGTGCCGCATCGCCATGATCATCTTGATGATGCCGCCGACGCCGGCGGCGGCCTGGGTGTGGCCGATGTTCGACTTCAGCGAGCCCAGCCACAGCGGGCTGCCGGGCTCCCGCCCCTGCCCGTAGGTGGCGAGCAGGGCCTGCGCCTCGATGGGGTCGCCGAGGGTGGTGCCGGTGCCGTGCGCCTCCACGACGTCGATGTCCCCGGCCTGGACGCGGGCGTTGGCCAGCGCGGCCCGGATCACCCGCTGCTGGGCGGGGCCGCTGGGGGCGGTCAGCCCATTGGAGGCGCCGTCCTGGTTGACGGCGGAGCCGCGGATGACCGCCCAGATGCGGCGCCCGTTGCGACGGGCGTCGGAAAGCCGCTCCAGGACCAGCATGCCGACGCCCTCGGCGAAGCCGGTGCCGTCGGCCGCGTCGGCGAACGCCTTGCACCGGCCGTCGGCCGACAGGCCGCGCTGGCGGGCGAACTCCCGGAACACCTGGGGAGTGGCCATGACGGTGACCCCGCCGGCCAGGGCCAGGCCGCATTCGCCCTGCCGCAGCGACTGCACGGCCTGGTGCACCGTCACCAGCGAGGAGGAGCAGGCGGTGTCGGTGGAGACGGCCGGGCCCTCCAGGCCCAGCGCGTACGACACCCGGCCGGACGCCACGCTGAGCAGGGAGCCGGTCTGCGCGTAGCCCGAGATGACCTCGGGGGTGAAGTGGTGGTTGCCGTAGCCGAAGTAGGCGAGGCCCGCGAAGACGCCGGTGGCGCTGCCGCGCAGGGTGTGCGGGTCGATGCCGGCCCGTTCCAGGGCCTCCCACGAGGTCTCCAGGAGGAGCCGCTGCTGCGGGTCGGCGGCCAGCGCCTCGCGGGGGTTGATCTCGAAGAACTCGGCGTCGAAGTCCCCGGCGCCGTCGAGGAACCCGCCCGAGCGGGTGGAGCAGGTGCCGGGCCGGTCGGGGTCCGGGTCGTAGAGCCCTTCCAGGTCCCAGTGGCGGTCCCGCGGGAACTCCGAGACGGTGTCCGCGCCCGTCCGCACCAGCTCCCACAGGTCCTCCGGGGATCCTGCGCCGCCCGGATAGCGGCAGGCGACGCCCACCACCGCGATGGGTTCGGCGGCGGCGTCCGTCAGCTCCTGGAGGCGTTTGCGGGTCTCGATCAGCTCGATCGAGGTCCGCCTGAGGTATTCCAGGACCTCGGCGCCGTTGTCGTTCGTCATCGCTCTCCCCTAGCCGAGCTCTTGGTCCAGCAGCCGGAGGAGCTCCCCCGCTGAGGCGGATGTGATCTGGTCGACGATGGCGACCGGTGCCCCGGCGCCCGCCATCGCGCGGACTCGGCCCTGCAGTTCGCCGAGCAGAGTGGAAAGGGTGGTCCGGTCGTCGGCGTCGAGCCGCAGGAAGGCCTCCTCCAGCCGGGCGCCCAGTTGTTCGATCTCCCTGGCCAGGGAGCCGGCCGGGGACGGCGGGGCCGCGTCGCCCGCGGGGCCGGTGGTGAGGCCCGCGTGCAGGAACCCCGCGAGGGCGGCCGGGTTGGGGTGGTCGAAGACGAGCGTGGCGGGCAGCTTCAGGCCGGTGACCGCCGACAGCTTGTTGCGCAGTTCCAGCGCCGTGAGCGAGTCGATCCCGAGCGTCTTGAACGCCGCGGCCGGGCCGATCCTGGCGGTGTCCCGGTGGCCGAGGACGAGGGCGGTCTGGGTGCGGACCGCGTCGAGGAGCAGCGCCTGCGCCTCGTCCGGCGCCAGCGTCGCCAGCCGCTGTGCCAGGTCCGGGCCGGTGTGTTCCGCGGCCGCCGGGGCGCCGGGGGCGGCGGGGGCCGCGGTGAGGCCGGCGAGCAGGGGCGAGGCCGCGCCGGGGGCCGCCGGGTCCAGCCGGGCCGGGACCAGGACCGGCTCGTCCAGCGCGAGGGCCAGGTCGAAGAGGGCGAGCCCGTCCCGCGAGGCCAGCGGCAGCACGCCCTGGCGCCGCAGCCGTTCGACGTCGGTGTCGGCGAGGCCGGCGACCATCTCGCTGCGGTCGGCCCAGAAACCCCAGCACAGGGAGGTGGCGGGCAGCCCTTCGGCCCGGCGGGCCCGCGCGAGGCCGTCGAGGAACCCGTTGGCCGCCGCGTAGTTGGCCTGTCCGGCCGTCCCGAGCACGCCCGCGACCGAGGAGAACAGCACGAAGGCGGACAGGTCCAGGTGGCGGGTCAGCTCGTGCAGGTGCCAGGCGCCGTGCACCTTCGGTGCGAGGACGGTGTCCAGCCGGTCCCCGGTCAGCGCCTCCACGACCCCGTCGGCCAGTGTCCCGGCACAGTGGACGACGGCGGTCAGCGGGTGCTCGGAAGGCACGGCGGCGAGGAGCCGGGCGACGGCCTCGCGGTCGGCGACGTCGCAGGCCGCGACCTCGACGTGGGCTCCGGCCGCGGCCAGTTCCTCGCGCAGCCCGGCCGCCGCCGGGCTCTGCGGGCCCCGTCGGCCGGCCAGGAGCAGCCGGCGCACGCCGTGCCGTTCGACGAGGTGCCGGGCCAGCTTCGCGCCCAGGCCGCCGGTGCCTCCCGTGATCAGTACGGTGCCGGATCCGAGGGCGGGGACGCCGTCCGGGCCGCCGGAGGCGGGGGTGCGGGCCAGCGCCGCAGCGGCGGCCTCGCCGGCCCGGATCCGGATCTGGGGCGCGCCGGAGGCGGCCGCCTGCGGGACGCGGGCCAGGGAGGCGGGCGTGCCGTCGGTGTCCACGAGCGTGAAGCGGCCGGGGTTCTCGGTCTGCGCGGTGCGGACGAAGCCCCAGACGGCGGCCGCGGCGGGGTCGGTGGGGGCCTCCGGGCCGTCACCGGTCGCGTTCCGGGTGACGAGGACCAGGCGGGAGCCGGCGAACCGGTCGTCGGTGAGCCAGTCCCGGGTGCGGCCCAGCAGGTGGTGGAGGGTCCGTGCGACGCGGGCGGGGGTGTCGGCCGCGGCCGGGTCCGGTCCGCCGGTGGTGGCGGTGGCCGTGTCGGTGCCGGTTCCTGTGCCCGCGATGACGACGGGGGGCACCGGGGCGCCGGAGGCGGCGAGTGCGTCCAGGCCGGTGTGGGCCTCTGCGCCGTCCGCCGGGGCGGCGGGGATCCCGTCGGGGGCGCCCAGCACCGCGTACCGGTCCGGGGCGGAGGGGAGCGCGAGGGGGGTCCAGTCCACCCGGAACAGGGAGTCCTGCCGGTCGAAGCCCAGCGCGGTCAGTTCCGCGGCGTCCGCGGGCGCCAGGGTCAGCGCGTCGATGCCGCCGAGGGGGGTTCCGGTGGCGTCCGCGAGGGTCAGGGAGAGGGTGTTCTCCCCGGCCGGGGCCAGCCGTACGCGCAGTGCGCCGGGACCGGATTCGGCGCGGCCGGCGCGCAGGCCCGTGCAGCTCAGGGGCAGCCAGGCCACGGGACGGGAGCCGTCGACGATCCCGGCGGGGCCGGCCGGGAGCAGCGCGGCGTGCAGCAGCGCCGGGTGGAGGCGGTAGCGGCCGCCCGCGCCGTCGGCGGCGGGCAGCTCCACCTCCGCGTAGAGGGCGTCCTCGGCGCGCCATGCGGCGCGCAGGCCGCGGAACAGGGGGCCGTGGTGGATTCCGAGAGCGGCCAGCCGGGAGTACTCCTCCTCGACGGGGACGGCCGCCGCCCCGGCGGGGGGCCAGGCGGCGGACGCGCCGTCGAGGCGGCCGGGTGCGGGGTCGTTCTCGACGGCGCCGCAGGCGTGGCGCGTCCAGCCGGCTTCGCCCTCGCCCCGGGAGTGGACGCCGATCGCGCCCCGGGCGTCGACGGTCACGCGGAGCTCGCGCTCGCCCGTGCGGGGCAGGACCAGCGGGGTCTCCAGGGTGAGTGCGCCGACGGCGGCGCCGCCCGCGCGGTGCGCGGCCCAGAGCGCCAGTTCCAGCAGGACCGCGGCGGGCACCAGGACGGCGCCGTGGACCACGTGGTCGGCGAGCCAGGGGTGGCGGGCGAGGGACAGCCGCCCACTGCCCGCCACGCCGCCGCTGCCGGTGTCGGTGTCGGTGTCTGCGGGCAGTTCGATGACGGCGTCGAGCAGCGGGTGGTCGGAGGTGGCGGCGGCGGTGGTCTCGGCCGGGGCGTCCAGCCAGTAGCGCTGCCGCTGGAAGGCGTACGTGGGCAGTTCGGTCCACGGGCCCTCCCGGTCGGGGAAGGCGCTGCGCCAGGTCACCGGGGCTCCGGCGACGAAGGCCTCGGCGGCCGACCGGTGGAAGCGGGCGAGGCCGCCGTCGCCGCGGCGCAGGGTGGTGACGGCGAGGGCGTCGGCGCCCGCGTCGTCGAGGGTCTGCTCCAGACCGACCGTCAGCACCGGGTGGGCGGAGGCCTCGACGAAGAAGCGGAAGCCCTCGCCGGCCAGGGCCCGGACCGCCTCCTCGAAGCGGACCGTCCGGCGCAGGTTGGTGTACCAGTAGCCGGCGTCCAGGCGGGTGGTGTCCAGCCATCCGGCGGTGACCGTGGAGAAGAAGGGCACCTGCGCGGTGCGCGGCCGCAGTCCCTCCAGCAGCCGCCCGAGTTCCCCGCGGATCTCCTCCACGTGCGCGCTGTGGGAGGCGTAGTCGACCGGGACGCGGCGGGCGCGGATCCCGTCGCCCTCGCAGGCGGCGAGCAGCGCGTCCAGTTCGGCCGCGTCGCCGGAGACCACCGCGGACGAGGGCCCGTTGACGGCCGCGACCGACAGCCCGTCGGTGAGGCGGGCGCGCACGGCCTCGGCCGGGAGTTCGACGGAGACCATCCCGCCGCGCCCGGACAGGGCCAGGATCGCGCGGGAGCGCAGCGCCACCACCTTGGCGGCGTCCTCCACCGAGAGGGCGCCCGCCACGCAGGCGGCGGCGATCTCCCCCTGCGAGTGGCCCACCACGGCGTCGGGCAGCACCCCGTACGAGCGCCACACCTCGGCCAGCGAGACCATCACGGCCCACAGCACGGGCTGGACGACGTCCACCCGCTGCAGGGCCGCCTCGTCCCCGAGGACGTCGGGCAGGGACCAGTCGACGTACGGGGCCAGCGCGTCGGCGCACTCGCGCATCCGGCGGGCGAACACCGGGGAGGATTCCCACAGTTCGCGGCCCATGCCGACCCACTGGGAGCCCTGGCCGGGGAAGACGAACACCGTCCGGCCGGCGGGCCCGGCGACGCCGGACACCGCGCCGCCGTCGCCGTCGCCGGCCGCGGCGGCCGTGAGGGCGGCGAGGAGGGCGTCGCGGTCGGCGCCGACGAGCACCTGGCGGTGGTCGAACAGCGAGCGGGTGGCGGCCAGGGCGTGTCCCACGCCGGCGGCCGTCAGCTCCGGGTGTGCGGCCAGGTGCTCGCGCAGCCGCAGCGCCTGTTCCCGCAGCGCCTCGGGCGACCGGGCGGACAGCACCCAGGGCACGGACGCCGGGGCGGCGGCCGGGCGTTGCGGGGTCCCGGGCCCGGCCTCCTCCTCGGGGGCCTGCTCCAGGATCAGGTGGGCGTTGGTACCGCTGATCCCGAACGCGGACACCCCGGCCCGGCGGGGCCGTCCCCCGGCGGTGTGCCAGGGGCGGGCCTCGGTGAGGAGTTCGACGGCGCCGGCCGGCCAGTCCACGTGCCGCGAGGGCCGGTCCACGTGCAGGGTCCGGGGCAGCATCCCGTGCCGCATCGCCATGATCATCTTGATCATCCCGCCGACGCCCGCGGCGGCCTGGGTGTGGCCGATGTTCGACTTCAGCGACCCCAGCCACAGCGGGCGGCCCGGCTCCCGGTCCTGTCCGTAGGCTGCGATCAGGGCCTCCGCCTCCAGGGGGTCGCCCAGCGTCGTGCCGGTCCCGTGCGCCTCCACCGCGTCCACGTCGGCGGCCGTCAGGCCGGCGTCGGCCAGGGCCGCGCGCACGACCCGCTCCTGCGCGAGCCCGTTGGGGGCGGTCAGCCCGTTGGACGCCCCGTCCTGGTTGACCGCGGAGCCGCGGATCACCGCCAGGATCCGGCGCCCGGCCCGCCGCGCGTCCGAGAGGCGTTCGAGGACGAGCACGCCCGCGCCCTCGGAGAAGCCGGTGCCGTCGGCCGCGTCCGCGAACGCCTTGCACCGGCCGTCGGCCGACAGGCCCCGCTGGCGGCCGAGTTCCACGAGCACGCCCGGCGTGGGCATGGCGGACACCCCGCCGGCCAGCGCGAGGGAGCACTCCCCGGAACGCAGGGAGCGCACGGCCTGGTGGACGGCGACGAGGGAGGAGGAGCAGGCGGTGTCGGTCGACACCGCGGGGCCCTCCAGGCCCAGGACGTACGCCACCCGGCCCGAGGCCACGCTGGTGTAGGTCCCCGCGAGGGCGTAGCCCTCCACCTCGCCGGCCGCCGCGCCGCCCATCCGGGGGCCGTAGTCGACGGAGTAGATCCCGGTGAACACCCCGGTGGCCGAACCCCGCAGTCCGGCGGGGTCGATGCCGGCCCGTTCGAGCGCCTCCCACGAGGTCTCCAGCATCAGCCGCTGCTGGGGGTCCATCGCCAGGGCCTCGCGCGGGCTGATGCCGAAGAACGGCGCGTCGAACTCGGCGAGGCCGGGCAGGAAGCCGCCCGCGCGCGCGTACGTCGTGCCCGGCGCGCCGGGGTCCTGGGCGTACAGCGCCTCCAGGTCCCAGCCGCGGTCCCGGGGGAACTCCCCCATCGCGTCCACGCCGTCGCGGACGAGCTCCCAGAGCGCTTCGGGGGAGGCCGCCCCGCCGGGGAAGCGGCAGCCCACGCCCACGACCGCGATGGGCTCGCGGGCAGACTCCTCCAGCTCGCGCACCCGCTCGCGCAGCTCGCGCGCGTCACCGACGGCGCGTCGCAAGTAGGACCGGAGCTTGTCGACATCCTCCACCAGGGCCTCCCCCAAACCGTTGCTCAGCAGTACAGGAGCGGCTACACGTAGCCGCGGTCGATCAGCTCGTACAGGTCGTCGTCGCCGAGGCCGTCCGGGCCCGCTTCCTCCGCCGCCGCCACGCCCTCGGGTTCCTCGGGCTGCCGGGGCTCCTCCCCGGACTCCGGCCCCGTCGCGGGCGGTTCGGGTGCGAGGAGGGAGAACAGGTGGCGGGCGAGGTCGCGGGGGGTCGGGTGGGTGAAGGCGACGGTGGCCGGGAGCCGTACGCCGGCCGCGGCCGCGAGCCGGTTGCGCAGGGCCACCGCCGTCGCGGATTCCAGCCCCAGGTCCTTGAAGGGCTGCGCCGCCCGCGCGGCGAGTGCGGCGCCCGTCAGGTCCGTGCCCCGGGCGGCGCTCAGCAGGGCCGCCGCCTCGGCGCACACCAGCGCGAGCACCGCCGCTTCCGTGCCCAGCTCCGCCGCCGCCGCGGCGCCCGCGCCGGATCCGTCGGCGCCGGCCTCCTCCCCGGGCGCGGTGAGCCAGTACGGCCGCCGCCGGAAGGGGTAGGTCGGCAGGGCGATCCGGCGCGGCCGGCCGGCGGCGAACACCGCCTCCCAGTCGGCCGGGACGCCCCGTACGTGCAGGTGGGCCAGGGACTCCAGGACCTTGCCGGTGCTCCCGTCGTGCTTGTTCAGGGTGCCGACCACGACCGGTGAGGCCCCCAGCGCGTCGGCGGTCTCCTCGACCGCCACCTGGAGGACGGGGTGCGGGCTGATCTCGACGAAGGTGTCGTGCCCCCGTGCGAGCAGGCTCTGGGTGGCGGCCTCGAACCGGACGGTCCGCCGCAGGTTGCGGAACCAGTAGGCGGCGTCCAGCTCCGCCGGATCCACGGGGCCGCCGGTGACGGTGGAGTGGATCGCCGCGGTCGCGGGCAGCGGGGTGATCCGGCCCAGTCCCCGCGTCAGCTCCGCCTCGAACCGGTCCAGCAGCGGCGAGTGGCCGGGCACGGTGGACTTGATCAGGCGGGCGCGGACGCCCTCGGCCTCGCAGGCCGCGACCAGTTCCCGGACGGCCTCGGTCTCACCCGAGACGGTGGTGGAGTTGGGGCCGTTGACGGCGGCGATCCCGAGCCGGCCGCCCCACCGCCCCAGCAGCTCCCGCACCCGGCCTTCGGGCAGCAGGAGGCCGGCCATGGCGCCCTGCCCCGCGACCTCGGAGAGCAGCCGGGAGCGCAGGGCCACGATGCGGGCCGCGTCCTCCAGCGTCAGGGCGCCCGCCACGTGGGCGGCGGCGATCTCGCCCTGGGAGTGGCCGATGACCGCGTCGGGGGTCACGCCCAGCGAGCCCCACACCCGGGCCAGGGACACCAGCATGGCGAACAGCGCCGGCTGGACGACCTCGATCCGCTCCAGCAGGGCGGCCGGCTCCGCGCCGGTCAGCACGTCCACCAGCGACCAGTCCACGTGCGGTGCCAGGGCCTTCGCGCAGGCGTCGACCGAGTGCGCGAAGACCTCCGACTCCTCGTAGAGCCGTGCGCCCATGCCCTGCCACTGCGAGCCCTGGCCGGGGAAGACGAAGACCACCGGGCCCGCCGGCCGCCCGGCCGTCCCGCGCACCACGCGCGCCGGGTCGCCGCCCGCCGCGAACAGGCCGAGGGCTTCCAGGGCCTCGCTCCGGCCGGCGCCCAGGACCACCGCCCGGTGCTCGAACCGGGTCCGCGTCGCGGCCAGGGAGTGGCCGACGTCGGCCGGGGAGAGCGAGGGGTCCGCGGCCACGAGGTCCCGCAGCCGGGCCGCCTGTTCCCGCAGCGCGGGCTCCGAGCGGGCGGAGAGCACCCACGGCAGCACGCGGGAGGCCGGGGCCCCGTCGGCGGCCGGGCGCGGCGGCGCCGGAACCCGGGGCACCGGGACCCGGGACGCGGGGACCTCGGGCGCCTGTTCCAGGATCACGTGGGCGTTGGTGCCGCCCATGCCGAACGCCGACACCCCCGCCCGGCGCGGCCGGCCGGGAACGTCCGGCCAGGGGCGGGCGGCCCCCAGCACCTCGAAGTGCTCGTGGAAGTCCTCGATGGCGGGGTTCGGGGAGCGGAAGCCCAGGCTGGGCACCAGATGGGCGCGGTCCAGGCAGAGGGCCGCCTTCACGAAGCCGGTGATCCCGGCGGCCGGCTCCAGGTGGCCGACGTTCGTCTTCACCGAGCCGATCACCAGGGGGCGGCTGCGGCCCGACTCCCGGAACACCTCGCGCAGGCCGGCCGCCTCGGCCGGGTCGCCCATGCGGGTGCCGGTGCCGTGGGCCTCGACGTAGTCGACGGTGTCGAAGGGGACGTCCGCGCGGGCGAGGGCGGCCCGGACCGCGGCGGCCTGCCCGGCGGGGCTGGGGTCGGGCATCTTGGTGGAGGCACCGCCGCTGCCGACCCCCCAGCCGCGGACCACGGCGTAGACGTGGTCGCCGTCGGCCAGGGCGAGGTCGAGCCGCTTGAGCAGCACGAACGCCCCGCCCTCGCCGCGGGCGAAGCCGTTGGCCCGGGCGTCGAAGGTGAAGCAGCGGCCGTCGGGCGAGAGGGCACCCAGGTTGGCGAGGGCCGCTCCCGCCTCCGGGTCGGCGATCAGGTGGACGCCGCCGGCGAGGGCCGCGTCGACGGCGCCGGCGCGGATCCGTTCACAGGCCAGGGCCAGCGCCACCAGGGAGGAGGACTGGCCCGAGTCCGCGCAGTAGCTCATGCCGCGGACGTCGAACAGGGCGGAGATCCGGTTCGCGATCATCGCCCCGTTGGCGCCGAGGGCGGCGTAGTGGTCGTCCCGGTCGCTGCCGGAGAGCCTGCGCAGCAGGTCGTACCCGGACGGGGCGGTGCCGACCACGACGTCGATCTCGCGGCCGGCGAGGGTGTCCGCCGGGATGCCGGCGTCCTCGACGGCCTCCCAGGCGAGCTCCAGCCCGAGCCGCTGCACCGGGTCCATGGCGGCGGCCTCGGCCGGTCCGGTGCCGAAGAAGGCGGCGTCGAACCCGTCGATGGAGTCGAGGAAGGAGCCCCG
It encodes:
- a CDS encoding type I polyketide synthase: MEYLRRTSIELIETRKRLQELTDAAAEPIAVVGVACRYPGGAGSPEDLWELVRTGADTVSEFPRDRHWDLEGLYDPDPDRPGTCSTRSGGFLDGAGDFDAEFFEINPREALAADPQQRLLLETSWEALERAGIDPHTLRGSATGVFAGLAYFGYGNHHFTPEVISGYAQTGSLLSVASGRVSYALGLEGPAVSTDTACSSSLVTVHQAVQSLRQGECGLALAGGVTVMATPQVFREFARQRGLSADGRCKAFADAADGTGFAEGVGMLVLERLSDARRNGRRIWAVIRGSAVNQDGASNGLTAPSGPAQQRVIRAALANARVQAGDIDVVEAHGTGTTLGDPIEAQALLATYGQGREPGSPLWLGSLKSNIGHTQAAAGVGGIIKMIMAMRHGIMPRTLHVDRPSTHVDWSAGAVELLTEAREWTTAPGRPRRAGVSSFGASGTNAHLILEQAPEEEAAPGTAPGNAPESAPESAPGSDVLGAAGPLPWVLSARSEQALRAQAERLRAFAAADPDADLAGIAASLVSGRARFEHRAVVLGHGRDALLDGLASLAGGAESPAVVRGTAAESGGTAFLFPGQGAQWTGVARELCAAFPVFARTLDEVCARFDTHLPFALRPLLLADEPEGADRTDVMQPALFALQVALYRTLTRYGPRPDRLIGHSVGEIAAAHVAGALDLDTATRLVAARGRTMQAVTERGAMLAVRAPQAEVERLLDGRARVGIAAVNGPESVVVSGLREEVHALRDRLLAEGRSAKLLPVDHAFHSPLMDPVLEEFAAALPAFPDADADGGPAVPVVSTLLGREATLRELRSPAHWVDHVRAPVRFHEAVERARAAGADVFLEVGPGPTLAGLTKDAFAAGGVDALVVASARRGRGPAEGLAGALAALHVRGAAVDWAALTGTRPHVDLPTYAFQRQRYWLDFLAGAAPADVASAGLSDPGHPLLGAVVDHPGTGETVFTGLWSLRTHGWLADHAVFGSAVVPATAYLDLALSAGAHAGCPAVAELSLEVPLVLPDEGEVQVRVVVGAADGTGHRSLDVYARPAGDGAADGGWTRHALGTLAPHEAAPAPGPDGGGRDAAGRPLSVWPPAGAERLPFDGLYDSLADRGFDYGPAFRGLREVWRRGQDLFALATLPEEAAGGAFALHPALTDTVLHAVVAGGVITVTDEQGWMPFSWSGATLTGPCGPTVRVRLTPAGEGTVSLTVADEQGRERARVEALTFRPATAEQVRAARGGPQHPLYAVEWRPVPAAPQDGAPGPWAVLGSRDGRAARLVAAGDGAAALHTSLGELPADPNTPGHLVFCLDDQHGAGEDVLASTAAAGARVLGLLQAFLADERLAATTLVVLTRQALATAAGEDVGSLPGASVWGLVRSAQTEHPGRFRLVDTDDADTSWAALPGALRLPDEQLAVRDGAYLVPRLAPAPPADGRLEPPSDGPHRLGIPQRGTLENLTWVPCPEAEAPLESGQVRIAVQAAGLNFRDVTIALGLIDRTAFDAGLGSEGSGVVLETAPDVTAFRPGDRVTGIFPGAFARVAVADHRLLAAVPDGWNHAEAASVPSTFLTAYYALFHVMRLKKGQRILIHAAAGGVGTAAVQLARHVGAEVYATASPAKWPALRAQGLDDAHLASSRDLHFVQKFLDSTGGRGVDVVLNSLAHTFVDASLQLLPHGGDFIEMGKTDIREPGQVAADHPGVRYQAFDLYGSAGPDALQEMFREVMALFADGRIRLGPVAVRHVRDARAAFREMSQGRHTGKLVLELGDGFGGGTVLVTGGTGGVGSLVARHLAAEHGVRSLLLASRRGPAADGVPELVTELEAAGAAVRVVACDVADRDAVAALLADMPAGHPLTAVVHAAGVLADGTLASLTADGLREVLRAKAGGALHLHELTRDHTLSAFLPFSALAGTLGTAGQANYAAANAFLDALATRRRAAGLPATSLAWGWWEQSSAMTEGLDRADLTRLRRMGIAPMPTPEALALFDAACAQGEAVLVPARVDLAGLRSRPAGELPPLLRGLAETGRPRRGGRGTAQDAGPSGLPAGLAALPAEEARTAVLDWLRDQAAIVLGHPAGTSVDADQPFTQLGFDSLTAVELCNRLAAATGLRLPSTLVFSYPTPGELAGHLLGLLTPAAPEDAGAGAAASPERDAEVREVLRTVSVDALRRAGLLEAVLACAAPSGPEAAPGAAQEAAAAEDAGPEELAGMDLDALLDLALDEKR
- a CDS encoding type I polyketide synthase; its protein translation is MSGAAADIAVVGMSCRFPGVNGPGAFWRLLLDGESTVGAFPASRPAGPGRGSHPDAAVLERGSFLDSIDGFDAAFFGTGPAEAAAMDPVQRLGLELAWEAVEDAGIPADTLAGREIDVVVGTAPSGYDLLRRLSGSDRDDHYAALGANGAMIANRISALFDVRGMSYCADSGQSSSLVALALACERIRAGAVDAALAGGVHLIADPEAGAALANLGALSPDGRCFTFDARANGFARGEGGAFVLLKRLDLALADGDHVYAVVRGWGVGSGGASTKMPDPSPAGQAAAVRAALARADVPFDTVDYVEAHGTGTRMGDPAEAAGLREVFRESGRSRPLVIGSVKTNVGHLEPAAGITGFVKAALCLDRAHLVPSLGFRSPNPAIEDFHEHFEVLGAARPWPDVPGRPRRAGVSAFGMGGTNAHVILEQAPEVPASRVPVPRVPAPPRPAADGAPASRVLPWVLSARSEPALREQAARLRDLVAADPSLSPADVGHSLAATRTRFEHRAVVLGAGRSEALEALGLFAAGGDPARVVRGTAGRPAGPVVFVFPGQGSQWQGMGARLYEESEVFAHSVDACAKALAPHVDWSLVDVLTGAEPAALLERIEVVQPALFAMLVSLARVWGSLGVTPDAVIGHSQGEIAAAHVAGALTLEDAARIVALRSRLLSEVAGQGAMAGLLLPEGRVRELLGRWGGRLGIAAVNGPNSTTVSGETEAVRELVAACEAEGVRARLIKSTVPGHSPLLDRFEAELTRGLGRITPLPATAAIHSTVTGGPVDPAELDAAYWFRNLRRTVRFEAATQSLLARGHDTFVEISPHPVLQVAVEETADALGASPVVVGTLNKHDGSTGKVLESLAHLHVRGVPADWEAVFAAGRPRRIALPTYPFRRRPYWLTAPGEEAGADGSGAGAAAAAELGTEAAVLALVCAEAAALLSAARGTDLTGAALAARAAQPFKDLGLESATAVALRNRLAAAAGVRLPATVAFTHPTPRDLARHLFSLLAPEPPATGPESGEEPRQPEEPEGVAAAEEAGPDGLGDDDLYELIDRGYV